The genomic region CTGCGGATGATACGGACGACTGCGAATATGCTGAATGCCAACCTTTATGCAGAACTTTGTGAATCTGCTTCTGCCTCGCCAACTGTAAAATTGCCGACCGTTGTCAGTCAGCACTTCCGAAGGTGTGCCATTTTTCTCTATCGCACCACGCAGAACATCCAGCACATTGTCCTCTGTCTGCCGACGGAACAACCCATGATTGACGATATATCTGGAATTGTCATCTATTATACCTATCAAATATATCCGATACTGCCCCTTCAACATAAAAGTCATTATGTCCATCTGCCATAATGCGTTTGGCGTTGACCGCTCAAAATACCGTACCTGCACGGGCTTGTTGAACTTTTT from Elusimicrobiota bacterium harbors:
- a CDS encoding DDE-type integrase/transposase/recombinase, with translation KKFNKPVQVRYFERSTPNALWQMDIMTFMLKGQYRIYLIGIIDDNSRYIVNHGLFRRQTEDNVLDVLRGAIEKNGTPSEVLTDNGRQFYSWRGRSRFTKFCIKVGIQHIRSRPYHPQTLGKIESF